From the genome of Haloarcula taiwanensis:
TGCCCGAGTCGCGGGCGAGTCAGTCGCCGACCGCGCCGCGGTGGTCGAACACATCGGCTTCCTCCCCGAAGAGCCGCCGCTGTACGACGAACTCACCGGCCGCGAGCAGTTGGAGTACGTCGCCGGCTTGCGCGGGCACGAGGACTGGGACCGCGTGGAGTCACTGCTCGACCGGTTCGACCTCGACGCGGACGCCGACCGGCGCGTCGAGACGTACTCGAAGGGGATGAAACAGAAACTCGGCCTCATTCAGGCACTGTTGCACGATCCCGATGTGCTCTTTCTCGACGAACCCACTTCGGGACTGGACCCGCGGGCGGCCCGGACAGTGCGTGATACCATCGGCGAGGTCGCGGCCGCGGAGACGACAGTGTTCCTCTCGACACACATTCTCCCTGTCGTTGAGGAGTTAGCCGACACCGTTGGCGTCCTGTACGACGGCGACCTTGTCGCAGAGGGGTCGCCCGAGGAACTGACCGGCAGCGTCGCGTCCGGAAGCACGCTCGAAGACGTGTTCCTCGACGTGACCAGCGAGCACCCGGGTGACCGATGAGACGCCCGAACGGGCGGCGGATACGGCTGGTCGCGCGGACGGAACTGCGGCGTACCTGGCGCAAGCTCGTGGGCACGACACGCGGGACGCTCTTGCTGCTCGGCGGGGGAGTGGGTATCATCATCTACAGTCTCGTTATCGGCGTGGGAGCGTTCTTTCTCGGCGGTTTTCTCACCGACAGCAACCCCCAGACGGTCAGGCTTGCAACGACAGCTGGTATCGTCGGGCTGCTCGGACTCGTCGGCTTCTTCACGCTTCAGCATACGGTGAAATCGGCCGGCAAACCGGACGCTGCCGACGGTCTGCTGACGACAGTCCCCTACGAGGACGCGGCGGCCGGGCTGCTCGCTGCCGAGGCTAGTCGAGTAGTGGGCGCACTCACTATCCCGATTCTGGCGCTGGTAGGCGGGCTTGTAGTCGGTGATGGCGGTGTACTCGTCGCTATCGTAGCCCTCGTCGGGTCGGTCGCGGTTACCCTGCTTGGCACGGTCCTCGGCTTCGGTCTGGGGCTAGTAACGAAACTGGTCGCGAACCGTTCGGCCTTCATCGCAAGTCATCGCGCGAGTGTCGGAGCCGCCGTCTCGCTGATCCTGCCGCTTGGCTGGGTCGCGATGACAGCCGTTCCGACGATACAGCTCCGCGTGCTCCGGTTAGCGACCCACTCCCCGCTCTCGTGGCCCGCCGACGTGATCCTGCTCGTGCTGGGGACCGGCGGGAATCCGGTCACTGCCGCCGTCGCCACGGCAGGGATTCTCAGCGCGCTCCCGGCCGGTGCAGTTGCGTGTCTGTGGCTAGCTGCGCAGACCTGGTATGTCGATCCGGTCCAGCCCGACCACGAGTTCGACGCCGACAAGCGAACACTCTCTGACCGACTGCTGAGAGGACGGATCTCGACGGCAACCCGCGTGGTCGCCCAAAAATCGTGGCTCCGTGCCAGGCGAGCGCCCATCACTGTGCAGTTCGCGATCATGCCGTTTTTCTTCCTGGTGTATCACCTCCAGATCGTCATTCTGGAGCGAGTGGTCCCGCCGACGCTCCCGCTCAGCGCCGGGCTGGCCAGCGCGGCGGCGTTCGGGGCCGCGTTTTCGCTCAATCCACTCGGCGGCGAGGAGGGGGTCCTGCCGCTAACACTGACCGCCAACGTCTCCGGTCGGGCGTTCGTCACCGGACTTGTCCTCGCAGGCGCACTCCCCGGCGTCGTAGTGACGACGCTACTGGTTGTCGGCCTCGGCGTCGCCGCCGGAACACCGCCAGTCACGCTCGCCGTCGGACTCACAGTCGCACTCGTCGCAACCCTGGCCGCACCGGCTATCGCCGTTGGGGCCGGCGTCGTGTTCCCGAAGTTCGAGTCGTCGTCTGTGCAGGGCCACGAAGTAGTGGTTCCGAGCGGCTGGGCGTTCGGGCTGTACTTCCTCGTCCTCGGCGTGGCCGTTGCGCCGGGTAGCGTGACGTACCTGCTCGCCGTCCGTGACCTGTTCTCACTCCCGTTCGACAAAATGTGGCTCCTCGGCGGAGGCGGTATAACGAGCGTCGGAATCGCCGTCGCCGGCGCTGTCGCCGGCTTCCTCTATGCCGCCAACCGCGTCGCGACCTACCGGCTCGACTAGCAGATCGGCTTCGGGTCCAGTCCCATCCCCTCCAGCGTTTCTGCGTAGTCGGCGTACGCCGCTCCGATAGCATCCGTCGCGGCCGCCGCTGCCGTCTCGCGTTCGGCTTCCGAGAGGTGTGCGAGAGCGGTCACCCCGTCGTCAAGTGCTGACGCCTCGTCTCGAATCCCACGAAACATATCGGCTCGCCCCTCGTCCGCCTCGTTGATGAAGAAGCTCACCACCTGCAGGTAGAACCGGTCGGCGACCAGCGGCGCGGCGACGAGGCCGGCCCCAACGCGCCGTGCAGTGCCGCTCACCGTTTCCAGATGGTCGACGAACCCGTCCGGGTCACCGGCGTCTGCGTCGATGCGGTTCGCCCGCTCCATCGCGGCCTCGGCAGCTGCCTCGAACTGCGCCGCCACGTCACTGTCTGTCTCGGCTGCCCACCGGCCGAAGATATCTGCACTCCCTGATTCACGGGTCGCTGCCACCGTGAGGACTGCCTCCGTCTCCAGTGTCGCATCTGTTGCTGCGATAAGCACCTTGTCCGAGCCCAGTCTGTCTCGCTCCGTCTCGGTCTGGTCACGGACAGCGTCGATAGTGGCTTCGGCGTCCATACGTCCGCTGGGCGCGGCAGGGGCTTGAAATCCCCGCCCGATTTATCCACGGGGGAGCGCTACAGTCAGTATGGCCGAAGACTACCCTGACCCGCCGACGGACCCGCCGTCACTATCCGCAACAGCGTTGCAGACGAAACTCGACACCGGCGAATCAGTCCGGTTACTCGACGTTCGTGACCGCGACGAGTACGAGCAGTGGCGGGTTCGCGGCGAGACGGTGACAGCAACACAGCTGCCCTTTGCGAAGTTCCTCCAAGCGAAGGTGACCGGCGAAGTGAACGATATCGTCGACGAGGTAGCCGGCAGCGGCCCGATAACGGTCGTCTGTGGCCGCGGCGAGGCCAGCGCCTTCGTTGCCGGATTGCTCACTGAACACGACATTGAGGCGCAGAACCTCAGCGACGGCATGGAGGGCTGGGCACGGCTCTACGAAGCCCGCGAGATCCCCTGCGACGACGCAACCGTCCTCCAGTACCGTCGTCCGTCGTCGGGCTGTCTCGGCTACATGGTCGTCAGCGACGATTCGGCCGCTGTCATCGACCCGTTGCGGGCGTTCACCGACCGGTATATCGCCGATGCTACTGACCGCGACGCCTCGCTCACCCACGCTATCGACACGCACGTCCACGCTGACCACGTCAGCGGTGTCCGGCGTCTCGCCGAAGAAACCGATGCCAAACCAATGCTTTCCGAACGGGCGGTTGCTCGCGGTGTCGACGACATGACTGCACTGGCCGATGACGAATCGCTTCAGGTCGGGTCAGCCACGCTGGAGCCTCGTCCCCTGCCCGGTCACACGACCGGCATGACTGGCTTCACTATCGGTGACGTGCTTCTGGCCGGCGACAGCATCTTCCTCAACAGTGTCGCCCGCCCGGACCTCGAAGCCGGGGCCGACGGCGCTCGTGACCTCGCCCGCGATCTCCATCGGACGCTGACTGACCGGCTATCGGTACTACCCGATGAAACGCTCGTCGCCCCAGGCCACTACAGCGAGTCGACGATGTCGGCTAACGGTGGCACGTTCACAGCCTCGCTGGGCACGCTCCGAAGCCGACTCACAGGATTCGAGATGGACCGTGAGGCGTTCGTCGAGTACGTCTGTGACGACATACCGGCGCGACCCGCCAACTTCGAGCGGATTATCGCGATCAATCTCGGAGCGGAGACGGCCGACGACGACACGGCGTTCGAACTCGAACTCGGCCCGAACAACTGCGCGGCCGCGCCGTTGGACGCGGTGTGATTCACCGTGTGGCAGCAGCGGTTACAGTGGAAGCCGCTTCCGAATCTGGTCGAGGAGCGACTCGTCTTCGTCCGGCAGCGATTCACCCACCACGTCCTCCCCCGGGAGAATGACAGTCCGCTCCCCGTTGTCCTCGACCTCGATGAGGTCGTCCGCCTTGAGAGCGGCGAGCGCGTCCTCAATACGATCGATATTCTCTTCCGTCCGCGACCGAAGCTCGAAGACAGTCATCCCCTCGTCGCGGCGGTCAGCGAGCGCATCGAGCACCGCAACCTCAGTGTCGTCCCGGTCGCGATACTCCGGCTTCGCTCTCATATGCCCTACTAAAACCGGCTGGGTCTAATCTTTGTCCCTCGGAATTGTGATATACTATCCTGTGCAGTGAACCATCCACCAACAGAACAGACGATATGACTCGCTGCTTCGCGTGCTCGGCGCTGAATTCCGTGCTCGCCGCTTTCGTCTCTACCGGTGACAGTGTGGCTAACTGTCTACCTGTCTGGGTGTCGATGGCATGCGAGCAAAAAACCAAACATACTCCACCATTGTTAATCAGTCAACAATTGAAGCCCCTCACTCGTTTGAACTCTCTCGTGTTGTTTCGACGAACGACCGTCGGGGCCCCTGAGAAGCGCGGTCGTCACTGACAGACACTCTGTGACTCACACTACAGATGTGAGAGTGTCGCTACCTGCCATTCTCGTGGTACGCTGGTCCCTCTTCGGTGGTAGAGCCATACTTTGCCATGAGAACCCGAATCGACCATTCATCGGTATAGTACTTGTACGCCCAATTGTACTTGATATACGTCGTCTCGAACACTCCACCATCTTCCGTAACGAACGTTACATTGACCGTATCTGGGATATACGTGTGGTCTCGTTCTGAGTAGCTATCATCGTTGTCATTGTAGTCTTCAACGATAACATAGTAGTTCCAAAGTGGGTCAAGCCGGTCATCTACTGTTTTAGAACGGTTTGTTGTGTCTCTCATTTGAATTGTCATATGATATGAATTGTTTTCTGGGAAAGTTTCTGTCTTGGCAGACCGGTTATAGTCGAGTTCGCGGTATATTCGCTGCATATTCTGGTCAAATTTCTTAAACTTCTCTGCCTTACTGAGTTCATCCCTACTGGGGGATTCAGTTTCCACTTTTGATTTCTCAGTAGCCACGGGTGTACTGTTGATTTCCGTAGTCACGGACGTGGTAGTCTCGGTAGTTTTCGTTATCCGTTCTGGTGTTTGTGTCGGTGATGCTGTCTCCTGAGTTGGTCCACTCCCTCCTACAAATGTGGAACAGCCGGCAGACATAATCAAGAGAGCGAGCACAATACCGCTGAATATAGTTTTGATGTCAGTCATAGTTTTTGAGTATAGTTACCGGGGTTCCCTGTTTGCTTCTTTAGCGAAATAATTGGAGTTTCAGTCGAGTTTGAAATTGCTCTTGATGTCCTGCTATTTATCGATCCATCCTCCGCTGAAAGTGAGTTAAATACGACCTGATAACCAGAAATAAAAAATACAATCTCACGCACAGGAGAAGCAAAGCTACACATATAGGGGAACGCGGTCAGACCACTGCAGAATCTCCCAATAGAATGTATGCTAGTCAGCCATGAGCAGACATGTATTGACTTGAGGCTGTTCACCGATATAATAGCCATAGCGATAACTGAGAATATGAGATTTTCTAGAACGGTCATTAACCGATTTGCTGCTCTCAATCTAGCTCTCAATTTTTGTCCCATCTCGTCGTAAAATTGCTTTTTTATTCTTTATAAATTCTACCTTTATGCGAGAGAATAGAAGTTGTCACCAAAAACTCCACCCTCCGTTATTGTCGCCGTCGTTGTCTTCGTTGCCACCGCCCCCAAACCAACCACCGCCTTCGCCATCTTCATCATCGTTACTGCTGCCATCATCCTCGCCACCAAGTAGGCCGTCAAAGAACCCTTCATCATCCTCATTGGCATTGTTACCACCATCACCACTACTGCTGTCCTGACCATTGCCGGTACTATCACTGCTGCTACCACCGTCATGGTAACTCCAGTCATATCCACCACCATTCTCGTTATCATCTTCTTCATTATTTGGATTCATTAGATTGTTCGGCACACTAGAGTCTGGACGGGTACTACTGCTGTCATCGTGAGTGTCGTCGCTTGAGTCGACGGTATTCGGATTTTCAGGCTCTTCAGCAGCGACATTCCTTTCTTTTATTTTCTCCTTTTGCTCGTCAATAGTCTCTTTACTGAATGTCCCTCCGTAACCGTCTTCGGAGTACTTGTTCATGTTCTCTTCCTCGATTATCTTGGTGAGTTCATTGTCCACGTACAGCCATAGACCATCCCGGCCGTCAGTATCGACAATGGTATCCTCGATGGTCATGGCGGCACTCGTACAGCCCATGTTTTCGCCGTCAACGTAGTAGTTCCCGCTGCCGCCCGGACAGTTGTTGCCACCAGCGCTGCTACCGGTACCGGACGAGCCGGCCACCTGAATCGACCGGTTAGCG
Proteins encoded in this window:
- a CDS encoding multidrug ABC transporter ATP-binding protein — translated: MCPPAPAIVTEGLTKRYSGVSAIEDLDLTVPRGSVFGFLGPNGAGKTSTIRILTTLTNPTNGTARVAGESVADRAAVVEHIGFLPEEPPLYDELTGREQLEYVAGLRGHEDWDRVESLLDRFDLDADADRRVETYSKGMKQKLGLIQALLHDPDVLFLDEPTSGLDPRAARTVRDTIGEVAAAETTVFLSTHILPVVEELADTVGVLYDGDLVAEGSPEELTGSVASGSTLEDVFLDVTSEHPGDR
- a CDS encoding transcription antitermination protein; translation: MDAEATIDAVRDQTETERDRLGSDKVLIAATDATLETEAVLTVAATRESGSADIFGRWAAETDSDVAAQFEAAAEAAMERANRIDADAGDPDGFVDHLETVSGTARRVGAGLVAAPLVADRFYLQVVSFFINEADEGRADMFRGIRDEASALDDGVTALAHLSEAERETAAAAATDAIGAAYADYAETLEGMGLDPKPIC
- a CDS encoding MBL fold metallo-hydrolase → MAEDYPDPPTDPPSLSATALQTKLDTGESVRLLDVRDRDEYEQWRVRGETVTATQLPFAKFLQAKVTGEVNDIVDEVAGSGPITVVCGRGEASAFVAGLLTEHDIEAQNLSDGMEGWARLYEAREIPCDDATVLQYRRPSSGCLGYMVVSDDSAAVIDPLRAFTDRYIADATDRDASLTHAIDTHVHADHVSGVRRLAEETDAKPMLSERAVARGVDDMTALADDESLQVGSATLEPRPLPGHTTGMTGFTIGDVLLAGDSIFLNSVARPDLEAGADGARDLARDLHRTLTDRLSVLPDETLVAPGHYSESTMSANGGTFTASLGTLRSRLTGFEMDREAFVEYVCDDIPARPANFERIIAINLGAETADDDTAFELELGPNNCAAAPLDAV
- a CDS encoding MarR family transcriptional regulator gives rise to the protein MRAKPEYRDRDDTEVAVLDALADRRDEGMTVFELRSRTEENIDRIEDALAALKADDLIEVEDNGERTVILPGEDVVGESLPDEDESLLDQIRKRLPL